From a region of the Panicum virgatum strain AP13 chromosome 2K, P.virgatum_v5, whole genome shotgun sequence genome:
- the LOC120696057 gene encoding transcription factor MYB20-like: MGRQPCCDKVGLKKGPWTAEEDQKLVSFLLNNGQCCWRAVPKLAGLLRCGKSCRLRWTNYLRPDLKRGLLSEEEEKMVIDLHAELGNRWSKIASHLPGRTDNEIKNHWNTHIKKKLRKMGIDPVTHMPLQPAPPAPPQPEEEEKVAVAAAAASGNVLAAELIRNEEAFSISEVPMVHLLDDDVLPCDLAAGAPPASNSGIDTACSPDQSSSSSSPYSGSAAASSCDSSVADGECPEWLKWAESMLLDDDVVTGPAPWAFEDPFVTYQRIALFDHQEAW, translated from the exons ATGGGGAGGCAACCGTGCTGCGACAAGGTGGGGCTGAAGAAGGGGCCATGGACGGCGGAGGAGGATCAGAAGCTCGTCAGCTTCCTCCTCAACAACGGCCAGTGCTGCTGGCGCGCCGTGCCCAAGCTTGCTG GATTGCTGCGTTGTGGGAAGAGCTGCCGGCTGCGGTGGACCAACTACCTGCGGCCGGACCTGAAGCGCGGGCTCctgtcggaggaggaggagaagatggTGATCGACCTGCACGCGGAGCTGGGCAACCGGTGGTCCAAGATCGCGTCACACCTGCCGGGGAGAACGGACAACGAGATCAAGAACCACTGGAACACGCACATCAAGAAGAAGCTCAGGAAGATGGGCATCGACCCCGTCACCCACATGCCCCTCCAGcccgctcctcctgctcctccacagccagaggaggaagagaaggtcgccgtggccgccgccgccgcatctggGAACGTGTTAGCTGCCGAGCTGATCAGAAACGAGGAGGCGTTCTCCATTAGTGAGGTGCCCATGGTGCACCTCCTTGACGACGACGTCCTGCCATGCGACCTCGCCGCGGGTGCACCGCCGGCCAGTAACAGTGGCATTGACACGGCTTGTTCGCCTGATCAGtcttcctcctcgtcgtcgcccTACTCTGGCTCTGCAGCTGCCTCGAGCTGTGACAGCAGCGTCGCCGATGGCGAGTGTCCGGAATGGCTGAAGTGGGCGGAGTCGATGTTGCTGGACGACGACGTGGTCACCGGGCCGGCGCCGTGGGCGTTCGAGGACCCCTTCGTCACGTACCAGAGGATCGCGCTGTTCGATCACCAGGAGGCATGGTGA
- the LOC120679025 gene encoding uncharacterized protein LOC120679025, whose protein sequence is MARSPFVLTEAGREQGAGGGGGAVVMKGQEEQEAAVRLVHSQVRRIKREDEEARERLLKLRLLETRPAGAFCDPVAWRASRSLSPLRRAGNGGIPVGE, encoded by the coding sequence ATGGCGAGATCGCCGTTCGTCCTGACGGAGGCAGGGAGGGAGCAAGGCGCcggcggagggggaggagcggTGGTGATGAAGGgccaggaggagcaggaggcggcggtgcggctgGTGCACAGCCAGGTGCGGCGGATCAAgcgggaggacgaggaggcccGGGAGCGCCTCCTCAAGCTGCGGCTGCTGGAGACCAGGCCCGCCGGCGCCTTCTGCGACCCGGTGGCGTGGCGGGCCTCCCGCTCGCtgtcgccgctccgccgcgccgggaACGGCGGCATCCCCGTGGGGGAATGA
- the LOC120678997 gene encoding probable inactive receptor kinase RLK902, producing MRRAPGAGGGVSLARLAAALCCAALALALAPRAAADLAADRAALLAFRAAVGPRLPWDASAASPCGWRGVGCDAAGARVVALKLPGASLAGAVPPGTLGNLTALRTLSLRLNALSGGIPADIGACAELRYLYLRGNRLEGGIPEGFFGLSLLQRLDLSGNRISGGVSPEFNKLARLATLYLENNRLNGTLPSGLDLPKLQLFNMSDNGNLTGPVPASLARMPASAFARTALCGGPLSPCTTPTPTPPSPSPPLSPPPPPAPANGSKSGKLSTGAIAGIAAGAAVAFLVSIGVIFFLCCSRCRRRKADRSAGMAADADANGSPISVTVASMDKSATKRSSHAQAAGNAKKLVFLGAAPDTPYDLESLLHSSAEVIGKGWLGTTYRATLEGGAATVAVKRLRSAPIPEREFRDRVAALDALRHENLVPLRAYFYSRDEKLLVYDFVGAGSLCALLHGSGGGASPARLDFTSRARIALAAARGVAFVHGAGARSCHGNIKSSNVLVTGARDGACVTDHGLVQLVGAHVPLKRVTGYRAPEVTDPRRASQEADVYSFGVLLLELLTGKPPVNSLPGSGDGGVDLPRWVRTVVQEEWTAEVFDASIAVEERFDEEMMRLLQLATECAEDRPDRRPPMAEVAARIEHIVDSALRKTDTDDDFHSISP from the coding sequence ATGCGGCgggcgccgggcgccggcggcggggtctccctcgcgcgcctcgccgccgcgctgtgctgcgccgcgctcgcgctcgcgctcgcgccaCGCGCCGCGGCGGACCTCGCGGCGGAccgggcggcgctgctcgcgtTCCGGGCTGCAGTGGGGCCGCGGCTGCCGTGGGACGCGTCCGCGGCGTCCCCCTGCGGGTGGCGCGGCGTCGGGTGCGACGCCGCGGGGGCGCGCGTCGTCGCGCTGAAGCTCCCCGGGGCCAGCCTCGCCGGCGCGGTGCCGCCGGGGACGCTCGGGAACCTCACGGCGCTGCGGACGCTGTCGCTCCGCCTCAACGCGCTGTCAGGCGGGATCCCCGCCGACATCGGGGCCTGCGCGGAGCTCAGGTACCTCTACCTCCGTGGCAACCGGCTCGAGGGCGGGATACCGGAGGGCTTTTTCGGGCTCAGCTTGCTGCAGCGGCTGGACCTCTCCGGCAACCGGATTTCCGGCGGGGTCTCGCCGGAGTTCAACAAGCTTGCCCGGCTCGCTACCCTGTATCTGGAGAACAACAGACTGAACGGCACACTACCGTCCGGCCTTGACCTCCCGAAGCTTCAGCTGTTCAACATGTCGGACAACGGCAATCTCACCGGCCCTGTGCCCGCGTCGCTCGCCAGGATGCCGGCGAGCGCCTTCGCTAGGACAGCGCTCTGCGGTGGTCCTCTAAGCCCGTGCACAACCCctacgccgacgccgccgtctcCATCACCCCCGCTttcgccgcccccgcctccggCCCCTGCTAACGGTAGCAAGAGCGGAAAGCTCTCCACTGGAGCGATCGCCGGCATTGCTGCGGGTGCCGCCGTGGCGTTCTTGGTTTCGATCGGCGTGatcttcttcctctgctgctCCCGGTGCCGGAGAAGAAAGGCTGACAGGTCCGCAGGCATggcggccgacgccgacgccaacGGCTCTCCGATATCGGTCACCGTGGCGAGCATGGACAAGAGCGCCACGAAGAGGTCCTCGCATGCCCAGGCCGCCGGCAACGCCAAGAAGTTGGTGTTCCTGGGAGCCGCGCCGGACACGCCGTACGATCTGGAGTCGCTGCTGCACTCGTCGGCCGAGGTGATCGGGAAGGGCTGGCTGGGCACGACGTACCGCGCGACGctcgagggcggcgccgccaccgtggCCGTGAAGCGGCTCCGGTCGGCGCCCATCCCCGAGCGCGAGTTCCGCGACCGGGTGGCCGCGCTCGACGCGCTCCGGCACGAGAACCTGGTGCCGCTCCGCGCCTACTTCTACAGCCGGGACGAGAAGCTCCTCGTCTACGACTTCGTCGGCGCCGGCAGCCTCTGCGCCCTCCtccacggcagcggcggcggcgcgagccccGCGCGGCTCGACTTCACCTCCCGGGCCCGGATCGCGCtggcggccgcgcgcggcgtcgcgttcgtccacggcgccggcgcccgctcGTGCCACGGCAACATCAAGTCGTCCAACGTCCTCGTCACCGGCGCGCGCGACGGCGCCTGCGTGACCGACCACGGCCTCGTCCAGCTCGTCGGCGCGCACGTGCCGCTCAAGCGCGTCACCGGGTACCGCGCCCCGGAGGTGACCGACCCGCGCAGGGCGTCGCAGGAGGCGgacgtgtacagcttcggcGTGCTGCTCCTGGAGCTGCTCACGGGGAAGCCGCCGGTGAACTCGTTGCCcgggagcggcgacggcggcgtggacCTGCCGCGGTGGGTGCGCACGGTGGTGCAGGAGGAGTGGACGGCCGAGGTGTTCGACGCCAGCATCGCCGTCGAGGAGCGCTTCGACGAGGAGATGATGCGGCTGCTGCAGCTCGCCACGGAGTGCGCCGAGGACCGGCCCGACCGGCGGCCGCCGATGGCCGAGGTGGCGGCGAGGATCGAGCACATTGTCGACAGCGCGCTCCGGAAGACGGACACGGACGACGATTTCCATAGCATTTCTCCCTGA
- the LOC120695333 gene encoding thaumatin-like protein 1, producing the protein MGDCGSGDLECHGGGAATPATLAKFMPDGSGGPDFFDVSLMDGYNLPMAGAAGCTVELNAACPTYLRVGGGVVCRSACDSFRDARYYCSSAGGVPPPEAKASAAGHSSVAGGDGVASLGAGPGEP; encoded by the exons ATGGGGGATTGCGGGTCTGGCGACCTGGAGTGCCACGGCGGTGGTGCCGCCACGCCCGCCACGCTGGCCAAGTTCATGCccgacggcagcggcgggccCGACTTCTTCGATGTCAGCCTCATGGACGGCTACAACCTGCCcatggcgggcgcggcggggtgCACGGTGGAGCTGAATGCGGCGTGCCCCACGTACCtgcgcgtgggcggcggcgtggtgtgcCGAAGCGCGTGTGACTCTTTCAGGGACGCGCGCTACTACTGCAGCAGTGCGGGcggggtgccgccgccggaagCAAAGGCCTCTGCAGCTGGGCACTCATCGGTGGCGGGCGGAGATGGGGTAGCGAGCTTGGGCGCGGGGCCCG GTGAGCCTTAG